The DNA sequence ACGCCGTGGTGCACGCCCGTATCCCGCGGACCGTCCTGGGCCTGCTGGCCGGCGGTGCGCTGGGCCTGGCCGGTGCGGCGATGCAGGGTGTTGCCCGCAATCCGCTGGCCGATCCCGGCATCATCGGTGTCAACGCCGGAGCTGCCCTGGGGGTGGTCACGGGAATCTACCTCTTCGGCGTCACCACCTTCACCGGCTACATCTGGTTCGCGTTCACCGGGGCCGCCGCGGCCGCCGTCGTGGTGTACCTCATCGCCTCGCTGGGCCGGGACGGCGCAACGCCGGTGAAGCTCGCGCTGGCGGGAGCAGCATTGAGCGCCGGGCTGTCATCGCTCATGAACGTCATCCTGGTCTCCAGCCAGGACACCCTCGACCGGTTCCGCTTCTGGCAGGTGGGCGGCATCGCGGGCCGTGACTGGCCGGTACTCCTGCCGGGTTTGCCGTTCCTGGCGGCGGGTGCGCTGGTCGTGCTGCTGGCCGGGCGGACCCTCAACAGCCTTGCCCTGGGGGACGACGTTGCCCGCGGGCTGGGCCAACGGGTGGGCCTGGCCCGCGCCGTGGTGGCCCTGGGGGTGGTCCTGCTGTGCGGCACGGCCACCGCGCTGGCGGGGCCCATCGGCTTCGTTGGCCTGGTGATCCCGCATGCTGTGCGCTTCCTCACCGGCCCGGACTACCGCTGGATCCTGCCGTTGTCCCTGGTGGCCGCCCCGGCGCTGCTGCTGGGCGCGGACATCGTTGGCCGGGTGGTGCTGCTTCCCGGTGAAATCCCGGCGGGCATCATGACCGCCCTGGTCGGCGCCCCCGTGTTCGTGTGGCTGGTCCGCCGCGGGAAAGGGGCAGGCCTGTGACCGGCGTTGCGCTATCAGATATGGCTGCCAAAACCGGTCCCAAGGGGCCAGAAGTGATGGAGCAGCGCGGGGGACGGGGGCGACTGCACCGGACCGCGATGCTGGCTGCCGCCGTCGTGATCCTGTTCTTCGCGTCCGTCCTGCTGGGCAGCTACACGGTGACCATTTCGGATTTCTTCACCATCGTCATCAACCACCTCACCGGCGGCGCGAAGATTCCGGGAGCCAGCTTCATCGTGATGGAGAACAAACTTCCCCGCGCGGTCATCGGCACCCTGATCGGGATCGCGTTCGGCCTGGCCGGCGCCCTGTTCCAGACCATGCTGCGGAACCCCCTCGCCAGCCCCGACGTTATTGGCATCAGCTCGGGGGCCAGTGCGGCGGCGGTTGTTGCGATCGTTGTTTTCGGCGTATCCGGTGCCGCTGTGTCCGCGGCGGCGCTGGCGGGTGCCCTGGCCGTGGCGGCCCTGATTTACGCGATCTCCCGAGGCGCCCGCCGAACCGGCAGGGGAACCGCTGCCGGAAACAGGCTGGTCCTGGCCGGTGTGGGGACCGCGGCAGCCCTCCAGGCCGTGGTCAGCTTCCTCATGACCCGGGCCGACATCCGCACCGCCGCCGACGCCCTGGTCTGGCTGAACGGATCCCTGAACTCCGCCAACTGGGACCGCGCCGGGATCCTCTTCCTTGCGCTCGCCGCCCTGCTTCCCGCCACCGGGCTTATCGCCGGGCCGCTGCGAATCCTGGAACTGGGGGATGACGCAGCGGCCGGGCTGGGCGTCCGGGTCAACACCGCGCGCCTGGCACTGGTGGTCGTCGCGGTATCGCTGGCAGCAGTGGCGACGGCGGCTGCCGGACCGGTCTCGTTCGTCGCCTTCCTGGCCGGTCCCATCGCCCGCCGCTTCACAGGCAAAGCCAGCCTGCCGGCGTCGGCCATGGTGGGCGCCCTGATTGTCCTGGCGGCCGACTACTTCGCCGCCAACCTGGCCCCCTTGTTTTTGGGCGGCACAGTGCTCCCGGTGGGCGTGGTCACCGGCGCGCTCGGCGCCCCGTTCCTGCTGTGGCTCCTGGTCACGGCCAACCGAAAGGATGCCTGACGTGGCAGTTCTCCAAGCCAAGGACCTGACCCTCAGCTACCACCAGCGCTGCGTGGTGGACGGGCTCAGCGTCCGGCTCCCCGAAGGCAGGGTGACCATGATCGTGGGCGCCAACGCCTGCGGAAAGTCGACCCTGCTGCGCGGCCTGTCCCGGCTCCTGAAACCCGCCAGCGGCGCCGTGACCCTGGACGGCAAGGACATCCATTCCCGCCCGGCACGCGAACTGGCCCGCACCCTGGGCCTGCTACCCCAGCACCCCAGCGCCCCGGACGGGATCACCGTCCGCGACCTGGTGGGGCGGGGACGCTACCCGCACCAGGGCTTCTTCCGCAACTGGAGTGTCAAGGACGACGCCGCGGTGCAGCGCGCGCTGGAAGCCACCGGAACGCTGGAGCTCGCCGGGCGGGACGTGGACGAACTGTCCGGCGGCCAGCGGCAGCGGGCCTGGATCGCCATGGCCCTTGCCCAGGAAACCGACGTCCTGCTGCTGGACGAACCCACCACCTACCTGGACCTGGCCCACCAGGTGGAGGTCCTGGACCTGGTGACGGACCTGAACCGCACGCGCGGCACCACCGTGGCCATCGTCCTGCACGACCTCAACCTGGCCGCCCGCTACGCTGACCACGTCATCGCCATGAAGGACGGCGCCGTGGCGGCCTTGGGGTCCCCGCACGACGTGGTGACGGAGGACCTGGTCAAAAACGTCTTCGGCCTGGAGAGCCGCGTCATCCCGGACCCCGTCTCCGGTACCCTGATCCGCTGATCCTTCCCATTGGTCGCCACCACGCCACAACCACCGAACTGGAGCTCGTTTCATGAAGACCCGGGAAAGCGCCGCCACCCAGCCGGCAACCCAGCCGATGAGCCTTGCCTTCGAGGTGACCGTCTCAGCTGTCCAGCAACTGAGCCCCACGTTCCGCAGGATCACCTTCGGCGGCTACTCCTTGCGTGACTTCGGCGTCCACGGCCACACCCTGGACCTGCGGGTGAAGCTCGTCATTCCATCGCAGGCCCCCGACGGGTCGGTCCTGCCGGTCCCCGCCTTCGACACCGCCCACGCCGGCTGGTACCGGGACTGGTTGGCCATGGACCCGGCCGTGCGCGGCTCCATGCGCACCTATACGGTCCGGGAGGCGCGGCTGGATGCGGTGTACCCCGAGATCGACGTCGACTTCGTGATGCACGCCGACGAGGATGGGCACGCCGGGCCGGCAGCGGACTGGGCATCCAAGGCCAAACCCGGCGACCCGCTCACCCTCATCGGCCCGAACAACCGCGCCGCGCACTGCGTCACCGCCGAAACCTATTCCGGTATCGAGTGGCGCCCCGGCATGGCCCAGCGCGTCCTGCTCGCCGGCGACGAAACCGCCGTCCCCGCCATCTCCGCGATCCTGGAAACGCTCCCGCCATACATGAGTGGCCACGCCCTCCTGGAAGTCCCGCAGGCAGGCGACTTCCTCGAACTCAGCTCCCCGGCGGACATCGAAATCACCTGGCTCGCCCGCGGCGCCGCCATCGGGCGGTCCCGGCCACACGGGCAGCTGCTGCATGAGGCCGTGCGCAAAGCCGTCCCCGTGCCGGGCTGGGTGGGCATCAAAGCCTCCGACGCCGGCGCAGGTCCCGAGCCCGAAGACGTCAACGTGGACGAGGACATCCTTTGGGAGACACCGTCCCGGATGGAAACCGCCGCCATCAGCGCCACCAAGAACCCGGACATGCCCGCCGGTGCCATGCCGTTCTACGCCTGGATCGCAGGTGAAGCAGCCGTCATCAAGGACATGCGCCGCTACCTGGTGCGGGACGTGGGCATCGACCGGAAACAGGTGGCGTTCATGGGGTACTGGCGGCAGGGCAAAGCCGAAGGCTAGCCAAACGCCCCATCAGATCCTGCCGGTATTTCTGGGACGCCCCATCAGATCCTGCCAGCATTTCCGGGACGCCCCATCACTTACTGTTCATCCCGGCGTCGTGATTCCTTTGACTTGTCCCGGTACTTTCGTGGCTGTGTCCTCTGATCCCTTGCTTCCTGACTCCGGGCGGCGGGTGTTTGTTGCCCTTGGGGATTCCTTTACCGAAGGGGTGGGGGATCGGGATGAGCGGCTGCCCAACGGGGTGCGGGGGTGGGCCGACCGGGTGGCCGAGAAACTCGCCAAGGCGCAGCCAGGGTGGAAATATGCCAACCTGGCCATCAGGAGCAAGCGGCTGCGGCACATCGTCGACGAGCAGCTGGAACCGGCGCTGCGGATGCGGCCAACGCTTGTCACGCTCTACGCCGGCGGCAACGACATCCTGGACCTGAAGACCGACATGCCGGCGCTCATGGCGGACTACGAACAGCTGGTGGCCCGGCTGGCCGGTACCGGGGCCACGCTGGTCCTCTTCACGGGGTTCGACGTCAAGGTGTCCGCCCTGCTGGAGCCACTGAAGAAGCGCAACACTTATTACAACCAGCGGGTCCGGGACATCGCGGATAAATACGGGGCCGTGCTGGTGGACTACTGGTGCCTGGACGCCTTCCACGACCGGCGGATGTGGGACTCGGACCGGCTTCACATGTCCAAAGCCGGGCACAAATACCTTGCCGGGCAGGTGCTGGACCAGCTGGGCGTGCCGCACAAGATCAAACCCAGGGACTGGGAACCACCCGCCCGGCCCGGCCTGCGCGAGTGGGAGCGGCGCCAGCGCCGCTGGGTCCACGACTGGGTCCTGCCGCTCTTCGGCCGCAAGCTCCGTGGGGTCACGCTGGGGGACACCCTCACCCCGCGCTGGCCCCAGCCGGTGAAGGTTCCGCGGAACGGCGGGTTGAAGAAGCTCGCCGCCGGAACGTCCGACGCCGGCAGCATACCTTCGGGAAGCAGCCCGCCTTAGGGTGCGGGCTGGGGAGGGGTGTCCAGCAGGATTTCGTAGCCCGGGGCCACCCGGCCTGCATGGAATTCCATGACTTCGAAGTCGGCAACCCCGTTGGTGTAGAACGGATCCTGCGCCAGGCTCGCGTCCAGGGTTTCCCGTTCGGCCTGCGACAGCAGCAACCCGCCGGTGCGCGGAATCTTGCGTCCGGCGGCGATGAACACGCCGTCGTCGAACGCCTTTTGCAGCCAGGCGATGTGGGCGTCGTTGTGGAAGTCGACGATCTCCTGGGGCACGCGGTAGGTGAGGGAGACAACATACATGGGGCAAGCCTACCGGCGCCGCACCAGCTACTTGAAGGATCAATCGTAGAATAGGGAACATGACCGAACCCCGCTGGCTCAACGCTGACGAACGCCGCGCCTGGCTGGCGCTGGTAAGCATCAATACGCTGCTGCCTGCCGCCCTGGACACCAAGCTGCACGCCGCGGGAAAACTGTCCCTGTTCGATTACACCGTCCTGGCCATGCTGTCCGAAGCCGAGGACCGGTTCCTGCCCATGAGCGAGCTCGCAGCCCGCACCAGCGCCTCCCTCTCCCGCCTCTCACACGTGGTGACCAAGCTGCAGAAGCGCGGCTGGGTGGAACGCCGCCCGCACCCCCACGACGCCAGGGTGACCACGGCCCACCTCACCGAGGAAGGCATGGCCACGATTGTCGGCCTGGCCCCGGCGCATGTTGAGGACGTCCGTGACCTGTTCCTCGATGCCCTGACTGAACAGGACGTGCTGGACCTGGCGCGGATCGGTGAAAAAGTGGTGGGACGCCTGGACTCGGACCACTGGATCCTGCGCGAAACCCAGGCCTGACCCGAGAGCATCCCGGGCGATTGGTTGCTTCCGGCAACGGGTGGCAAACTAACCGCATGGATTTCACTTCCCGGTTTGTGGCACTCGGCGACTCTTTCACCGAAGGCGTCGGTGACGACGACCCGGCACGTCCCAACGGTGTCCGCGGATGGGCCGACCGTGTGGCGGAACAGCTCTGCGCCGCGGACCCGGACTTCGGCTACGCCAACCTGGCCATCCGTGGCAGGAAGCTCCGCCAAATCCTGGCTGAACAGGTGGACGCCGCCGTCGAACTCAACCCCACCCTGGTGAGCATCTACGCCGGCGCCAATGACATCCTCCGCCCGCGCGTGGACATCGATGATCTCCTCGTGGAATACAACGACGCCGTGGCGAAGCTCGCTGCCACCGGCGCCACCGTGGTGATGTTCACGGGTTTCGACGCCCGGGGTTCGAAGGTATTCGGCACCATGCGGGGCCGCACTGCCATTTACAACGAACTGGTCCGCGGGATCGCCGGGGACCACGGCGCCCTGCTGGTGGACTACTGGCGCTTCAGCGAGTACTACGACTGGGGCATGTGGGCCCACGACCGGATGCACATGTCCGCCGCCGGCCACGCGAACATGGCCAAGCGCGTGCTTGAGGTCCTCAAATGTGACCACTCCATCGACGTCCCGCCCATGACTCCGGTGCCGGAACTGAGCGGGGCCGACGCCATCCGTGCCAACGCCCAGTGGTTCCGCGAATACGCGGCGCCGTGGGTGGTCCGCCGCGTCACCGGGAAATCCTCCGGGGACAACCTGCAGGCCAAGTACCCCCAGCTCACGCGGCTGTAGCGCGGGTCCTGGCTGCGCCTCTCCTACCCCGGCTGGAACGCCGGAGTCGCCAGGATCGAGCCGTCCGCGCGGATGGCCAGCACGGCAACGTCCCAGTTGTCCGCGGCACGGTCCAGCATCCGTGTCCCGCCGGCAACGATCGCCGTGGCCAGAACGTCGGCGGTGACAATATCCCCGGCGGCAACGGTGACCTGGACAAACCCGTCGTCACCGGCCCTGCTTCCCACCCGCCAGATGTGCTCGCCGCGTTCAGCGGAGCCGGAGGTGGCCATCGCGCTGTGCCGGCTGTTGCCGCCCAGCGGATATCCCGTGATGAGGGTCAGTCGGTCGGCAGGGTCCACCACGCCGGCTTTCCAGGGTTCGGCGCTGCCGGGGTGCGGCGAACCGCTGACCAGGACGTCGCCGCCGGCGTTCAAACACCAGTCCCGGCGGCCCAGGGCCACGAGCGACGTCCCGGCCGCGCGGATGGCATGGCCCTTGATGATCCCGGACAGATCCAGCACCCCGTCTGGCCTTTCAGGGGTGAAGGCCCCTTCCGTGCGCAGCCGCCACTCGTGGGCTTCGGCATAACGCTCGCGCATCTGCGCCGAGGCGCGGGGCAGCGTCAGTTCACCGCGCGCCAGCCTGCTGGCTTCCGAATCGGGGCGGTACAGGCTGAACGTTTCGTCCAGGTCCCGGAACAGGCGTTCGACGACGGCGGTGGCGGCTGCGAGCTCGTCGAGCCCCGGCTGCCCTTCCGCGGGGGAGTCCACCGGCAGTGTCAGGCCGATGACCGTTCCCATGCAGTCAAAGGTGCGGGCCTTCAGGGTGGTGCCTGCCGTGGCGGGCAGGGGGTTAGAGGTTTGCTGCATCGAGGGCTGCCTGGAGTGAGGTGAGGTAGGCGTCGCTGGTGATGGTGGCGCCGCTGACGGTCTGGACATTGGCAGACTGCGCCGCCAGGACCTTGCTGCGGAGCAGGGGTGCCGCGCGGTTGCTGATCTGGATGGATTTGCCGTCCGTATTGGTCAGCTGCAGCGCCGTGACATCGGTGATCTTCCCGTTCGCCACCGTGATCTGGACCTGCACGGGGCCAAACCGGGTCTGGACGGTGTTGCCCTTGTAGGTGCCGGACGCGGAGGAATTGGACGAACTGGACGAACCGGAGGACCCGGAGGAGCTTGCTGACCCGGAAGACCCTGCGGTGCCCGATGAGCTGGAGGACCCGGCCGACCCGGACGAACCCGTCCCCGTGGACCCGGTGCCTGTTGCACCCGTGGTGCCGGTCGCCGTCGTACTTGATGCGACGGTGCTGATGCCGCCGGCCTGCGTGCCTGTCTGCCAGCCCGCCAGGAGGATCCCGGCGGAGGCCAAAGCTGCTGCGACTGTTCCGCGAATTTTCACCAGTCAAACCTTTCGTGATGGATCTGTTCCTCGGGGACGCCGGCCTTCCCGGCGTCCGCAATGACATTGGCCGCCCACGCCGCCGGGCCGCAGACGTAGACGTCCGCATCCCTGATGTCCGGCACATAGGAGGTAAGGCTGTAGCCGTTGCGCACCGAGTCCTCGGGAAGCCAGGTGGACCGGCCAGGGCCCCGCGGCCCGGTGAGGTGGAAGAGCCGGGCCCCGCGCGCCTGGCAGAGGTCAAGGATTTCGGTGCCCAGGTAAAGCTCCTTGTCAGTGTGGCCGCGGAGCAGGACCGTGGCCTCGCCTGGAGCGAACGGGGTGGTCTCCAACAGCGCGCGCAGGGGAGTGATGCCGATGCCGGCGCCGATCATCACCACCTTGTTCTTCGTCCGGGCTGCCGTGCTGAGCAATCCGTAGGGACCCTCCAGGGCCACCTTGGTGCCCTTCCGCAGCCGGAGCAGCTGGGCGGAGCCGTCGCCGAGGTTCCGGACGGTGACCCGCAGCGTCCCCTGGCCGTCCCGGCCGTTGACCACGGGCTCCGCGGACAGGCTGAACGGGTGGGGGTGCCACCACATGCCCGGCGCCAGGAAGCGCCAGATGAAGAAGCGTCCGCCCGTCCCCGCCAGCTGGTCCAGCTTCCGTCCCCGCATGACGATGTTCACCACGCCCGGAGCCACGGCCTCCACGCGGGCCACCGTCAGTTGGTGGCGCGCGGTGGCCAGAACCGGCTCAAGGATGCGGAAGTACACCAGGGCACTGCCGGTGTAGATGCAGATGGCGAGCCAGTACCACCGCTGCCAGGTGCCGGCCGCAAAGAGGCCGCCCACGCTGAACTGGTGCGGGATTGACGTTGCCACCGCCGCGTAGGTCAGCAGGTGGACCACGTACCAGAACTCGTACGGGAAGCGCCGGCGCACAGCCACCAGGGAGGTCACCACGACGGCGATGAACAGGGCCATGGAGACGAACGCCAGCCACATGTCGGGGACCTGCACCCACAGGTTGATGGATTCGCTGACCGGGTCCAGTCCCTCGGCCATGCCGTACCCGATGACCAGCAGGAGGCCGTGTGCCAACAGGAGGTAGAGGGAGGGCTTGCCCAGTTTGCCGTGGAATTCCAGGGCCCGGTCGTGGCCGATGGTGCGGTCGATGAACGGGATCCTCGCGGCCAGGAGCAGCATCAGCAGGACCAGGTCCATACCCGCCAGGCCGGCCACGATTCCCGCCGCCGTGAACAGCGAGGCGGGCGAGGTGATGCTGGTGGCCCCGCCGTCTGCCAGCCATAAGGCGATGGCGGCAGCCACGGATGCCCAGGCAATGACGGTCAGGAAGTCCGTCCGCAGCAGGCGCCGGCGGTACTGGCGGGCGAACCAGCCGCGGGCGGGTATCTTCGGTGGTGAGAGCTCCGGGCGGCCGGAGCTGCTTGCGGCCGGTGATGCCGGCAGGAGCTGTGTGTTCATGCATCAAACATGCTTGGGGAAGCTATGTCCCTGCTGTGAAAAGGGGCCAGCGGCTGCTGTGACCTTTCAACAGGGGCAAGCCCTTATACACCCGATTGGTCTTTAATTGCGTCAACTCGTAGACTTGGTAGGCGCTAAGTGCGCGGAGCGTGCGCAATTGCTCCGGTTGCCCGGTAATTTTCTCCAGGGTGGCCGGTAGTTAGGGGCTCAAGTTGCGTAACTAACCGTTGCCCGTACATTCTGTGGGTCGCACTTGGCAGCATGGTCCAGCAGCAGATATGCGGATCATTACTTTCAATTCTTGAGGAGAAGTCATGGCAGCACACTGCCAAGTGACCGGGGCCGAGCCGGGCTTTGGGCACAGCATTTCGCACTCGCACCGCCGCAACAAGCGTCGGTTCGATCCGAACATCCAGAAGAAGCGCTACTGGGTTCCGTCCCTGCGCCGTAACGTCACGCTGCAGGTTTCTGCACGTGGCATCAAGACCATCGACGTGCGCGGTATCGACGCAGTCGTCGCCGACATTCTGGCTCGTGGGGTGAAGCTCTAGTGGCTAAGGACAAGGACGTACGTCCGATCATCAAGCTCAAGTCGACCGCGGGCACGGGTTACACCTACGTGACCCGCAAGAACCGTCGTAACGACCCGGACCGCATGGTCCTGAAGAAGTACGACCCCAAGATCCGCCAGCACGTCGAATTCCGAGAGGAGCGCTAAACATGGCTAAGAAGTCCAAGATTGCTCGCAACGAGCAGCGCAAGGTCATCGTTGAGCGTTACGCTGCC is a window from the Arthrobacter sp. NicSoilC5 genome containing:
- a CDS encoding iron ABC transporter permease, which encodes MEQRGGRGRLHRTAMLAAAVVILFFASVLLGSYTVTISDFFTIVINHLTGGAKIPGASFIVMENKLPRAVIGTLIGIAFGLAGALFQTMLRNPLASPDVIGISSGASAAAVVAIVVFGVSGAAVSAAALAGALAVAALIYAISRGARRTGRGTAAGNRLVLAGVGTAAALQAVVSFLMTRADIRTAADALVWLNGSLNSANWDRAGILFLALAALLPATGLIAGPLRILELGDDAAAGLGVRVNTARLALVVVAVSLAAVATAAAGPVSFVAFLAGPIARRFTGKASLPASAMVGALIVLAADYFAANLAPLFLGGTVLPVGVVTGALGAPFLLWLLVTANRKDA
- a CDS encoding siderophore-interacting protein translates to MKTRESAATQPATQPMSLAFEVTVSAVQQLSPTFRRITFGGYSLRDFGVHGHTLDLRVKLVIPSQAPDGSVLPVPAFDTAHAGWYRDWLAMDPAVRGSMRTYTVREARLDAVYPEIDVDFVMHADEDGHAGPAADWASKAKPGDPLTLIGPNNRAAHCVTAETYSGIEWRPGMAQRVLLAGDETAVPAISAILETLPPYMSGHALLEVPQAGDFLELSSPADIEITWLARGAAIGRSRPHGQLLHEAVRKAVPVPGWVGIKASDAGAGPEPEDVNVDEDILWETPSRMETAAISATKNPDMPAGAMPFYAWIAGEAAVIKDMRRYLVRDVGIDRKQVAFMGYWRQGKAEG
- a CDS encoding SGNH/GDSL hydrolase family protein; amino-acid sequence: MSSDPLLPDSGRRVFVALGDSFTEGVGDRDERLPNGVRGWADRVAEKLAKAQPGWKYANLAIRSKRLRHIVDEQLEPALRMRPTLVTLYAGGNDILDLKTDMPALMADYEQLVARLAGTGATLVLFTGFDVKVSALLEPLKKRNTYYNQRVRDIADKYGAVLVDYWCLDAFHDRRMWDSDRLHMSKAGHKYLAGQVLDQLGVPHKIKPRDWEPPARPGLREWERRQRRWVHDWVLPLFGRKLRGVTLGDTLTPRWPQPVKVPRNGGLKKLAAGTSDAGSIPSGSSPP
- a CDS encoding YciI family protein; translated protein: MYVVSLTYRVPQEIVDFHNDAHIAWLQKAFDDGVFIAAGRKIPRTGGLLLSQAERETLDASLAQDPFYTNGVADFEVMEFHAGRVAPGYEILLDTPPQPAP
- a CDS encoding MarR family transcriptional regulator, translating into MTEPRWLNADERRAWLALVSINTLLPAALDTKLHAAGKLSLFDYTVLAMLSEAEDRFLPMSELAARTSASLSRLSHVVTKLQKRGWVERRPHPHDARVTTAHLTEEGMATIVGLAPAHVEDVRDLFLDALTEQDVLDLARIGEKVVGRLDSDHWILRETQA
- a CDS encoding SGNH/GDSL hydrolase family protein, coding for MDFTSRFVALGDSFTEGVGDDDPARPNGVRGWADRVAEQLCAADPDFGYANLAIRGRKLRQILAEQVDAAVELNPTLVSIYAGANDILRPRVDIDDLLVEYNDAVAKLAATGATVVMFTGFDARGSKVFGTMRGRTAIYNELVRGIAGDHGALLVDYWRFSEYYDWGMWAHDRMHMSAAGHANMAKRVLEVLKCDHSIDVPPMTPVPELSGADAIRANAQWFREYAAPWVVRRVTGKSSGDNLQAKYPQLTRL
- a CDS encoding FAD:protein FMN transferase, which produces MQQTSNPLPATAGTTLKARTFDCMGTVIGLTLPVDSPAEGQPGLDELAAATAVVERLFRDLDETFSLYRPDSEASRLARGELTLPRASAQMRERYAEAHEWRLRTEGAFTPERPDGVLDLSGIIKGHAIRAAGTSLVALGRRDWCLNAGGDVLVSGSPHPGSAEPWKAGVVDPADRLTLITGYPLGGNSRHSAMATSGSAERGEHIWRVGSRAGDDGFVQVTVAAGDIVTADVLATAIVAGGTRMLDRAADNWDVAVLAIRADGSILATPAFQPG
- a CDS encoding FMN-binding protein, with protein sequence MKIRGTVAAALASAGILLAGWQTGTQAGGISTVASSTTATGTTGATGTGSTGTGSSGSAGSSSSSGTAGSSGSASSSGSSGSSSSSNSSASGTYKGNTVQTRFGPVQVQITVANGKITDVTALQLTNTDGKSIQISNRAAPLLRSKVLAAQSANVQTVSGATITSDAYLTSLQAALDAANL
- a CDS encoding ferredoxin reductase family protein, which gives rise to MNTQLLPASPAASSSGRPELSPPKIPARGWFARQYRRRLLRTDFLTVIAWASVAAAIALWLADGGATSITSPASLFTAAGIVAGLAGMDLVLLMLLLAARIPFIDRTIGHDRALEFHGKLGKPSLYLLLAHGLLLVIGYGMAEGLDPVSESINLWVQVPDMWLAFVSMALFIAVVVTSLVAVRRRFPYEFWYVVHLLTYAAVATSIPHQFSVGGLFAAGTWQRWYWLAICIYTGSALVYFRILEPVLATARHQLTVARVEAVAPGVVNIVMRGRKLDQLAGTGGRFFIWRFLAPGMWWHPHPFSLSAEPVVNGRDGQGTLRVTVRNLGDGSAQLLRLRKGTKVALEGPYGLLSTAARTKNKVVMIGAGIGITPLRALLETTPFAPGEATVLLRGHTDKELYLGTEILDLCQARGARLFHLTGPRGPGRSTWLPEDSVRNGYSLTSYVPDIRDADVYVCGPAAWAANVIADAGKAGVPEEQIHHERFDW
- the rpmB gene encoding 50S ribosomal protein L28, which codes for MAAHCQVTGAEPGFGHSISHSHRRNKRRFDPNIQKKRYWVPSLRRNVTLQVSARGIKTIDVRGIDAVVADILARGVKL
- the rpmG gene encoding 50S ribosomal protein L33, translating into MAKDKDVRPIIKLKSTAGTGYTYVTRKNRRNDPDRMVLKKYDPKIRQHVEFREER